ATCTGCTGGGATTGGCAAAGGCTAAGTCGGCGCGGATACTCGTGGCCAGCACTTCTGAGGTATATGGCGACCCCACGGTTCACCCCCAAACCGAAGATTACTGGGGAAACGTGAATCCCGTTGGGCCGCGTGGCGTGTACGACGAGGCCAAGCGCTTTCAGGAAGCCATGACCATGGCTTACCATCGTTTTCACGGATTGGAAACACGCATTGTACGCATTTTCAATACCTATGGCCCTAGAATGCGGCTGAACGACGGCCGCGTACTACCTGCCTTTATCGGACAAGCATTGCGTGGCGAAGACCTCACCGTTTTTGGTGATGGCTCACAAACGCGGTCCTTTTGTTATGTGGATGATTTGGTGGAAGGAATCTACCGCCTGCTGATGAGCGATTACGTAGAGCCTGTAAACGTGGGCAATCCCGACGAAATTTCCATTCTGGATTTTGCCGAGGAAATTCTCAAACTCACCGGAACCAATCAGAAAATTGTTTTTCGTGAACTGCCCAAAGACGACCCCAAACAGCGCCGCCCTGATATTGCATTGGCGAGAAAGGTTTTAAACTGGGAGCCTGCCATTGACAGGGCAGAGGGCCTCAAGCGCACCTATGCCTATTTCCGCTCGCTGTCTGCCGAGGAACTGAACAAAAAAGAGCACTTCAGTTTCGAAAATTACATCCGAAAGTAATGGGCTACTTTGCGCACGAAACAGCAGTAATTGACGACGGTTGCGAGATTGGCGACGGTACCAGAATCTGGCATTTTAGCCATCTTATGACCGGCTGTAAACTCGGAGAAAACTGCAATCTCGGACAAAATGTGGTGGTATCCCCAGGCGTGCTGCTGGGCAACAACGTAAAAGTGCAGAACAACGTATCCATCTACTCAGGAGTGACCTGCGACGACGATGTGTTTCTCGGGCCTTCCATGGTGTTTACCAATGTAATCAATCCTCGCAGTGCCGTTAATCGCCGTGATGCCTACCTGCAAACGCACGTCGGCAAAGGAGCTACCATCGGTGCCAACGCAACGGTTGTATGCGGAAACGACATTGGGGCATTTGCCTTTATCGGAGCGGGTGCAGTGGTCACCAAAACAGTGCCGCCGTACGCCCTGGTGTTGGGCAACCCTGCACGCCAAATGGGCTGGATGAGTGAATACGGGCACAAGCTCGAATTTAATGCAGTAGGATTGGCTCAGTGCCCCGAGTCAGGGCAGCAGTACAAACTTGAAAACAACCAGGTAACACGTATAGAGCCATGACCCCTATTGGAGATAAAGTGCATTTTGCTGTAGTGGGTTGCGGTCATATTGGCAAGCGACACGCAGAGATGATTCGCCGCAGCGACGACGCTTCATTGGTTGCCCTTTGCGAGGTAAACGAAGATGGCAAAGCCTCTCTGGCCGAATATGAAGTGCCTGTTTACTCCGACATGGAAGAGATGCTCAAACAGCATCCGGAGATAGACGTGGTAAACATTTGTACTCCCAATGGCCTGCACGCAGAGCAGAGTATCCTGGCGCTTGAGCACCGCAAGCATGTGGTGTGCGAAAAACCGCTGGGACTCACCAAAGCAAGTTGTGAGCAGATTATCTTCAAGGCATTGCAGGTTTCCCGCCACGTATTTGGCGTCATGCAAAACCGGTACTCACCGCCTTCAGTGTGGCTCAAAGAAATGGTAGAATCGGGTCGCCTGGGAGATATTTATATGGTTCAAATCAACTGTTTCTGGAACCGCGACGACCGCTACTACAACAAAGCGGGCTGGAAGGGCACGGCCAATCTCGACGGAGGCACCCTCTTTACCCAGTTTTCGCATTTTATTGATATCATGTACTGGCTGTTTGGCGATATCGGTGATATCCAGGGGCGCTTTGCCGATTTCAACCACCAACATACTACCGATTTTGAAGACAGCGGAATGGTCAATTTCAGGTTTTTGAATGGAGGCCTCGGAAGTATTCACTACTCAACTTCCGTGTGGGATCAGAACCTGGAAAGCAGTATGACCATTATTGGCAGCAAAGGAAGCATCAAAGTGGGCGGGCAGTATATGAACCAGGTGGACTACTGCCACGTGGATAATTACACCATGCCAGAGCTGGACCAAAGCGGCCCGGCCAACGACTATGGTCCGTACAAAGGTAGTGCTGCCAACCACCACTTTATCATTGCCAATGTGGTGGATACGCTTCAAAACAAAACCATGGCTACCACCAACGCCCTCGAAGGATTGAAAGTGGTGGACATCATCGAAAGAATTTACGAATTGCGCAACCAAAGCAAGTTATACTACCCAAACAACAAATGATTTACGATAAATTAACCGCTAACGAAACGAAACTGGCCGTGATAGGCCTCGGATATGTAGGTTTGCCCATCGCCCTTGAATTTGCAAGGAAAATGAAAGTGATTGGCTTCGACATCAACCCCGAAAGAGTAAAGATGATGCAGAACAATCAGGACCCCAGCAATGAACTGGAGCCTGAGGCATTTGAAGGCTGCGATATCACCTTTACCGCCAACCCCGAAGACCTGCGCGAAGCCACTTTTTTTGTGGTGGCGGTTCCAACTCCCATTGACGACAGCAAAATGCCCGACCTCAAGCCGGTACTTTCGGCCTCCGTAACCGTGGGTAAAGTG
The Cryomorphaceae bacterium genome window above contains:
- a CDS encoding NAD-dependent epimerase/dehydratase family protein, with amino-acid sequence LLGLAKAKSARILVASTSEVYGDPTVHPQTEDYWGNVNPVGPRGVYDEAKRFQEAMTMAYHRFHGLETRIVRIFNTYGPRMRLNDGRVLPAFIGQALRGEDLTVFGDGSQTRSFCYVDDLVEGIYRLLMSDYVEPVNVGNPDEISILDFAEEILKLTGTNQKIVFRELPKDDPKQRRPDIALARKVLNWEPAIDRAEGLKRTYAYFRSLSAEELNKKEHFSFENYIRK
- a CDS encoding N-acetyltransferase — translated: MGYFAHETAVIDDGCEIGDGTRIWHFSHLMTGCKLGENCNLGQNVVVSPGVLLGNNVKVQNNVSIYSGVTCDDDVFLGPSMVFTNVINPRSAVNRRDAYLQTHVGKGATIGANATVVCGNDIGAFAFIGAGAVVTKTVPPYALVLGNPARQMGWMSEYGHKLEFNAVGLAQCPESGQQYKLENNQVTRIEP
- a CDS encoding gfo/Idh/MocA family oxidoreductase, encoding MTPIGDKVHFAVVGCGHIGKRHAEMIRRSDDASLVALCEVNEDGKASLAEYEVPVYSDMEEMLKQHPEIDVVNICTPNGLHAEQSILALEHRKHVVCEKPLGLTKASCEQIIFKALQVSRHVFGVMQNRYSPPSVWLKEMVESGRLGDIYMVQINCFWNRDDRYYNKAGWKGTANLDGGTLFTQFSHFIDIMYWLFGDIGDIQGRFADFNHQHTTDFEDSGMVNFRFLNGGLGSIHYSTSVWDQNLESSMTIIGSKGSIKVGGQYMNQVDYCHVDNYTMPELDQSGPANDYGPYKGSAANHHFIIANVVDTLQNKTMATTNALEGLKVVDIIERIYELRNQSKLYYPNNK